One Engystomops pustulosus chromosome 11, aEngPut4.maternal, whole genome shotgun sequence DNA window includes the following coding sequences:
- the LOC140106532 gene encoding uncharacterized protein isoform X1, with amino-acid sequence MSRSSLMPRIYIGRLSHRARERDVERFFKGFGKIVEVDLKNGYGFVEFEDLRDADDAVYEMNGRDLCGERVIVEHARAPRRDLRSGYGYRKSGSDKFGPPVRTMYRLRVENLSTRCSWQDLKDFMRQAGEVTYADAHHRRPNEGVIEFRSYSDMKRALERLDGKEVNGRKIRLVEDRAGSVPRRSSSRSRSRSRSWKSSRSRSRSRSRSRRRDRRSRSRSRDRRDSRSFSRSRSKGRSRSKSRSRSLSKTRRGRSRSYSKDRSRSPSKSKRIRDSRSPSAEQKKRASRSRERESRSRSKGRDSKSRSHSKDREKNGSQERSPVRQIEDRERSLSKNRERSHSKERRDSKRRRDRNRSRSKDRRDSRTRDRKKRDRSRSNDSRGRSRSHERERSRSRSRDERKRKREESRDRSRSKERSSRNGRTSQSPENNLKRSRKDRSSSSEPSNKGKKEDTVAFTTESDQEIEEGEIVCTDEGPVDSKPAPPSPTPPPVEAHLPEEVEEEAAQSVTSPPKQESRPSSPGETKPASPEDPRPSSPEQTRPSSPMDPRPSSPEQTRPSSPGDPRPASPEDPRPASPEETKSASPEETKSASPEDPRPTSPEEPSQVDNLNE; translated from the exons ATGTCCCGGTCATCTTTGATGCCAAGGATTTACATCGGAAGACTCAGTCACCGCGCCCGGGAGAGGGATGTGGAGCGCTTCTTCAAGGGTTTCGGGAAGATCGTGGAGGTGGATCTTAAGAATGG TTATGGATTTGTGGAATTTGAAGATCTTCGTGACGCTGATGATGCTGTGTATGAAATGAATGGCAGGGATCTATGTGGTGAGCGAGTCATTGTGGAACATGCTCGAGCGCCAAGGAGAGATTTGCGCA GTGGCTATGGCTACCGTAAGAGCGGCAGTGACAAGTTTGGACCTCCAGTTCGGACAATGTATCGTCTCCGAGTGGAGAACCTGTCTACAAGGTGCAGTTGGCAAGACTTAAAG GATTTTATGCGGCAGGCAGGAGAAGTTACATATGCTGATGCTCATCACAGACGCCCCAATGAAGGAGTTATTGAATTCCGCTCCTACTCTGACATGAAAAGAGCATTAGAAAGACTGGATGGTAAAGAGGTGAATGGCCGAAAGATCCGTCTtgttgaggacagggctgggtcCGTGCCCAGACGCTCATCTTCTCGCAGCCGATCAAG GTCTCGATCATGGAAGAGCAGCCGCTCTAGATCAAG GTCTCGAAGCAGAAGCAGACGTCGAGATCGCAGAAGCAGGAGTCGTAGCAGAGACAGGAGGGATAGCAGAAGTTTTAGCAGAAGCAGAAGTAAAGGCAGAAGCAGGAGCAAAAGTCGAAGCAGAAGCTTGAGCAAGACTAGAAGAGGAAGAAGCCGTAGCTACAGTAAAGATAGGAGCAGGAGTCCAAGCAAATCAAAAAGGATTAGAGACAGCAGAAGTCCCAGTGCAGAACAAAAGAAGAGAGCAAGTCGCAGTAGGGAAAGGGAAAGTAGGAGCCGGAGCAAAGGGAGGGATAGCAAGAGTAGAAGTCATAGTAAGGATAGAGAAAAGAATGGGAGCCAAGAAAGAAGCCCAGTAAGGCAGATAGAAGACAGGGAAAGAAGTCTGAGCAAAAATAGAGAGAGGAGCCACAGCAAGGAAAGAAGGGATAGTAAGCGGAGAAGGGATAGGAACAGAAGTCGCAGCAAGGACAGGAGAGATAGTAGGACCAGGGACAGAAAGAAAAGGGACAGAAGCCGTAGCAATGATAGCAGAGGCAGGAGTCGGAGCCATGAAAGGGAGAGAAGCCGGAGCCGCAGCAGAGATGAAAGGAAAAGAAAGCGGGAGGAAAGCAGAGACAGAAGTCGCAGCAAAGAAAGAAGCAGTAGGAATGGTAGAACAAGCCAGAGCCCAGAGAATAATCTGAAACGTAGCCGCAAAGATCGAAGCAGCAGTAGCGAGCCTTCTAACAAAGGCAAAAAAGAGGACACTGTAGCATTCACTACAGAGTCTGACCAGGAAATTGAGGAAGGCGAGATAGTCTGTACAGACGAAGGGCCTGTGGATAGTAAACCTGCTCCACCctctcctactcctcctcccgTGGAAGCTCATCTCCCAGAGGAGGTGGAAGAAGAAGCCGCTCAATCGGTTACTTCTCCTCCCAAACAGGAGTCCAGACCATCCTCCCCCGGGGAGACTAAACCGGCCTCCCCCGAGGATCCTAGACCATCCTCCCCTGAGCAAACTAGACCATCCTCCCCCATGGATCCGAGACCATCCTCCCCTGAGCAAACTAGGCCATCCTCCCCCGGGGATCCTAGACCGGCCTCCCCCGAGGATCCTAGGCCAGCCTCCCCTGAGGAAACTAAATCAGCCTCCCCTGAGGAAACTAAATCAGCCTCCCCTGAGGATCCTAGACCAACCTCCCCCGAGGAACCTTCACAAGTTGACAACTTAAATGAATAG
- the LOC140106532 gene encoding uncharacterized protein isoform X2 produces the protein MYRLRVENLSTRCSWQDLKDFMRQAGEVTYADAHHRRPNEGVIEFRSYSDMKRALERLDGKEVNGRKIRLVEDRAGSVPRRSSSRSRSRSRSWKSSRSRSRSRSRSRRRDRRSRSRSRDRRDSRSFSRSRSKGRSRSKSRSRSLSKTRRGRSRSYSKDRSRSPSKSKRIRDSRSPSAEQKKRASRSRERESRSRSKGRDSKSRSHSKDREKNGSQERSPVRQIEDRERSLSKNRERSHSKERRDSKRRRDRNRSRSKDRRDSRTRDRKKRDRSRSNDSRGRSRSHERERSRSRSRDERKRKREESRDRSRSKERSSRNGRTSQSPENNLKRSRKDRSSSSEPSNKGKKEDTVAFTTESDQEIEEGEIVCTDEGPVDSKPAPPSPTPPPVEAHLPEEVEEEAAQSVTSPPKQESRPSSPGETKPASPEDPRPSSPEQTRPSSPMDPRPSSPEQTRPSSPGDPRPASPEDPRPASPEETKSASPEETKSASPEDPRPTSPEEPSQVDNLNE, from the exons ATGTATCGTCTCCGAGTGGAGAACCTGTCTACAAGGTGCAGTTGGCAAGACTTAAAG GATTTTATGCGGCAGGCAGGAGAAGTTACATATGCTGATGCTCATCACAGACGCCCCAATGAAGGAGTTATTGAATTCCGCTCCTACTCTGACATGAAAAGAGCATTAGAAAGACTGGATGGTAAAGAGGTGAATGGCCGAAAGATCCGTCTtgttgaggacagggctgggtcCGTGCCCAGACGCTCATCTTCTCGCAGCCGATCAAG GTCTCGATCATGGAAGAGCAGCCGCTCTAGATCAAG GTCTCGAAGCAGAAGCAGACGTCGAGATCGCAGAAGCAGGAGTCGTAGCAGAGACAGGAGGGATAGCAGAAGTTTTAGCAGAAGCAGAAGTAAAGGCAGAAGCAGGAGCAAAAGTCGAAGCAGAAGCTTGAGCAAGACTAGAAGAGGAAGAAGCCGTAGCTACAGTAAAGATAGGAGCAGGAGTCCAAGCAAATCAAAAAGGATTAGAGACAGCAGAAGTCCCAGTGCAGAACAAAAGAAGAGAGCAAGTCGCAGTAGGGAAAGGGAAAGTAGGAGCCGGAGCAAAGGGAGGGATAGCAAGAGTAGAAGTCATAGTAAGGATAGAGAAAAGAATGGGAGCCAAGAAAGAAGCCCAGTAAGGCAGATAGAAGACAGGGAAAGAAGTCTGAGCAAAAATAGAGAGAGGAGCCACAGCAAGGAAAGAAGGGATAGTAAGCGGAGAAGGGATAGGAACAGAAGTCGCAGCAAGGACAGGAGAGATAGTAGGACCAGGGACAGAAAGAAAAGGGACAGAAGCCGTAGCAATGATAGCAGAGGCAGGAGTCGGAGCCATGAAAGGGAGAGAAGCCGGAGCCGCAGCAGAGATGAAAGGAAAAGAAAGCGGGAGGAAAGCAGAGACAGAAGTCGCAGCAAAGAAAGAAGCAGTAGGAATGGTAGAACAAGCCAGAGCCCAGAGAATAATCTGAAACGTAGCCGCAAAGATCGAAGCAGCAGTAGCGAGCCTTCTAACAAAGGCAAAAAAGAGGACACTGTAGCATTCACTACAGAGTCTGACCAGGAAATTGAGGAAGGCGAGATAGTCTGTACAGACGAAGGGCCTGTGGATAGTAAACCTGCTCCACCctctcctactcctcctcccgTGGAAGCTCATCTCCCAGAGGAGGTGGAAGAAGAAGCCGCTCAATCGGTTACTTCTCCTCCCAAACAGGAGTCCAGACCATCCTCCCCCGGGGAGACTAAACCGGCCTCCCCCGAGGATCCTAGACCATCCTCCCCTGAGCAAACTAGACCATCCTCCCCCATGGATCCGAGACCATCCTCCCCTGAGCAAACTAGGCCATCCTCCCCCGGGGATCCTAGACCGGCCTCCCCCGAGGATCCTAGGCCAGCCTCCCCTGAGGAAACTAAATCAGCCTCCCCTGAGGAAACTAAATCAGCCTCCCCTGAGGATCCTAGACCAACCTCCCCCGAGGAACCTTCACAAGTTGACAACTTAAATGAATAG